DNA from Halomonas sp. GFAJ-1:
ACAGGAATCTTCAGGTTATAAACCTTATATCAGGCACCTGCGGGTTACCAGTCATGCATCTTAACGCGCCTTTTCGCTAGCACTAACCCCTCAGTCCTTATCTGCAGCGTAGTCTATCTATTGATAGCATCCGCTGCCGCCCAGAATGTGGAACGCTAGCAATGCCGCTGCTATGGATACCACTGTTAACCCTGGTTGGCACGTTAGTGCCGTTACTAACCGTCTCTCGCGGACGATTGTTCTGCACCGCCGCGACAGCAATCGTTCCCATTACCGCCCTAGCCTTACTGCTTAGCCACCTGCCAATACTACTAGACGATGGTACGGTATCACAGCAGCTAAGCTGGATACCGTTGTTAGGACTAGACCTTGCCCTACGAGTTGATGGCCTAACCCTACTGTTTGGTCTGCTCATCTTGGGCATCGGCAGTTTAATCATCATTTACGCGGGCTATTACCTCTCTAGCAGCGAAAATGACGGGCGGTTCTTCTCTTACATGATGCTGTTCATGACCGCTATGCTCGGCATTGTCATGGCCGACAATTTGCTGCTTTTATGGCTGTTCTGGGAACTTACTAGCGTTGCCTCTTTTTTACTGATTGGTTTTTGGGGACACCGTAGTGATGCGCGGCGCGGAGCACGCATGGCCCTTACCGTCACTGGTGCTGGCGGTTTGGCATTGCTAGCCGGTATTTTGCTTATAGGCCATGAAGTAGGTAGTTTTGCGCTGCCCGACGTACTGGCCGCTGGCGATCAGTTGCGCCAAGCATCCACCTACCCTGTCATTATGGCCTTGGTATTACTGGGCGCCTTTACTAAATCGGCCCAGTTCCCCTTCCATTTTTGGTTACCCCACGCCATGGCCGCGCCCACCCCGGTGTCCGCCTACCTGCACTCATCCACCATGGTAAAAGCAGGGATTTTTCTTCTCGCTCGGCTACATCCAGCATTAGGCGACACATCATTATGGTCGATCAGTCTAACACTAGCAGGCTTGGCTACGCTCGTGTACGGCGCTTGGTTCGCCTTATTAGAGCGTGATTTAAAAGGCACTTTAGCCTTTTCAACGGTAAGCCACCTTGGATTAGTGGTGCTACTGCTTGGCTTGGATACACCGCTGGCGATTGTCGCAGCCCTTTTTCATATTCTTAACCATGCGCTGTTTAAAGCAACGCTGTTTATGAGCGCTGGCATTATCGACCACGAAACCGGCACACGGGATATCAGGCGCCTAGGTGGGTTATGGTCCCTTATGCCTATCACCGGAACATTAACGCTCATGGCCGGCGCGGCAATGGCGGGTTTCCCTCCGTTTAATGGCTTTCTAACGAAAGAGATGCTGCTGACCAAGGCCTTAGCCACCGATCTATTTGGTGGCCTAGGCAGCGTGATTCCATTACTGGTGCTGGTAGGCGCCACCCTGTCAGTGGCTTACTCACTGCGCTTGGTATATTGCGTATTTTTTGCTCCTAGCGATAATCCGCCGGAGGAATCACACACTCCCCACGACCCGCCTAAAGGCATGTACCTACCGGGTTTAATGCTTGCCTGCTTGTGCCTGCTCGTAGGCCTGTTCCCCATGACGCTAGCCGCTCCCCTCATTCGCACGGCAAGCATCGCAGTACAAGGGGATAACACACCGCTTTTCGTTTTTGCACTGTGGCACGGGATTAACCTACCGCTCTTAATGAGCTTGTTCGCAATCCTCGGCGGTATCATTTTATTGTGGCGGCATAAAAACATTAGCAGCTTAGCCTCTTTGCTACCTACACCTAGCGCCCCGGCTCTGTTTGAAAAAGCTGTCACCCGCCTTATTAAAGCCTCGCTTTGGATAACGCTACGTTTAGAAAACGGCTCCCTACAGCGTTATCAAGCGCTGCTTCTATTATCGGCTCTTGGCATGACTGCTCTCGGCCTTAGTCAATTGGATACATTGTCTGGAAACATAGACATGCAGCCAATTGACGGGCTTACCCTACTAGGTGCCAGCGTGATGATGATTGGCGCCATTGGCAGCGCGCTTGCACACCGCTGGCGACTAGTATCACTGTTAATGCTTTCCATGGTGGGGCTTACTGTCTCGCTTACGTTTATCCGCTTTTCAGCACCCGACCTCGCAATGACGCAGCTATCCGTTGAAGTGGCGTCAATGATACTGCTAATACTGGCCCTGTTTTTCCTCCCTCAGCGGCCCCCTCGCTGGGTCTCCTCGCAGCGAATCGTACGGGATGTTTTACTGGCAGGTTCATTAGGGTTAGTTATTGCTGGATTGAACTACGCCCTTCTAACCCGGGAAGTGCTGAGCATTTCTGATTACTTCCTCACCAACAGTGTGCCTGGCGGCGGCGGCACCAACGTCGTCAACGTAATTTTGGTTGATTTCCGCGGGTTCGATACGTTAGGGGAAATTACCGTACTCACTCTTGCCGGGCTAGCGACCTATAAACTGCTTAACCGGCTGCGGCTGTTTAAGCCCTCCGGTAACCTTGAAGGGATTCGCTGGTCGCGCCACCGCTACCCGATGATTCTTGAAGTAGTCGCTCAAATCATTTTGCCGCTGGCACTGCTTGTCTCGGTCTATATTTTCTTACGTGGGCACAACCAACCTGGCGGCGGCTTTATTGCGGGGTTGATTACCGCTATTGCACTACTATTGCAGTACATTGCACGGGGCTACGAATGGACCAGCCGCCGCTTGCCGCTATCGTATCCAGTTATTTCAGTCATTGGTCTTGTCATAGCCGTACTCACCGGCTTGGGAAGCTGGCTGTTCGGGTATCCCTTCTTAACCTCCTCGTTCGGCTACTTTAATATTCCGCTTGTTGGCAAAACAGAGCTAGCAACGGCGCTACTGTTCGACTTGGGGGTCTATCTTGCGGTAGTGGGCGCCACACTGATGATTTTGGTGAACCTGGGCAGCGTTACCACAGCGCATCGCCCTACGCTCAAAACTACGGAACAAACGGCATCAAAAGAGGGCAATAAGTAATGGAGCTGCTTTTTTCGTTGGTAACCGGAGTATTAAGCGCTAGCGGTATTTATTTACTGCTTCGAGGCCGCACCTTCTCAATTATCGTAGGACTTGCGTTGCTCTCCTATGCGGTCAACCTGTTTTTATTTTCAACCGGTGGCCTGCATACCCATTCAGCGGCGGTGATAGGTGCCTCAGCCGCACCTGCCGACCCTCTCCCTCAGGCACTGGTGTTAACGGCCATCGTAATTGGTTTTGCCATGTCTGCGTTCATGGTCATTCTTGCGATACGAGCGCGCGCCGAGCTAGGTAATGACCACGTGGATGGTAAGCAAGGTGAAGAAGGAAGCACCCGCTAATGAGCCAGCACCTGCTAGTTTTTCCTATTCTTTTACCCATGCTGACTGCGCTTGGTTTACTGCTCATGGGGCAAGCCCCCAGCGCGCTACAGCGGCGTATTAGCATTATCTCAACCGCACTATTAGTGGTGCTATCGGGCTTACTACTGGTACATGCCAATAGCGATATTATCAATATTTATAACCTGGGGAACTGGCAGGCACCGTTTGGCATTGTGCTGGTATTAGATCGTCTCTCAGCACTGATGGTGGCACTCACCGCCGTACTGGCTTTAGGGTGCATCCTGTTTGCCAGCGCAGGAGATGATAGCCGCGGGAGTAACTTTCACGGCATTTTTCAGCTTCAATTGCTGGGTTTAAACGGCGCCTTTTTAACTGGAGACTTATTCAACCTCTTTGTATTTTTTGAAATCTTACTGCTGGCTTCCTACGCGTTGCTTATGCATGGCGGTGGTAAAGCGCGCATTGGCGCAGGACTTCACTATGTTGTGCTTAATCTAGTGGGTTCAGCGCTGTTCATAATTGCCCTTGGGATACTGTATGGCGCCACTGGCACGCTCAACATGGCAGATATGGGGCGTCGCATTGCCCAGATGGATGAAGCTAATGCCGCGCTGGTGACCGCGGGGGCTTTGCTGCTTACCGTCGTATTTAGTTTGAAGGCCGCTATTTTACCCCTCTATTTTTGGTTACCGAGCACCTATGCCTCTGCGCCCGCACCGGTAGCAGCGCTGTTTGCGATTATGACAAAGGTCGGTTTATACGCCCTGCTTCGGGTTCAAACGCTCGTATTTTCGGAAAGCCCAGCCATTGTTTATATCGATAATTGGCTTTGGTGGGGCGGCTTGGCAACCCTTTTGTTGGCGGGCATTGGCGTTTTAGCCGCTCGTGATCTTCGCACCCTAGTGGCATATTTAGTGCTTGTTTCTGTCGGCACGCTAATGAGCGGGGCTGGTATGGGTCACATCTCAGGCACGGGGGCTTTGCTCTATTACCTCGTG
Protein-coding regions in this window:
- a CDS encoding monovalent cation/H+ antiporter subunit A, producing the protein MPLLWIPLLTLVGTLVPLLTVSRGRLFCTAATAIVPITALALLLSHLPILLDDGTVSQQLSWIPLLGLDLALRVDGLTLLFGLLILGIGSLIIIYAGYYLSSSENDGRFFSYMMLFMTAMLGIVMADNLLLLWLFWELTSVASFLLIGFWGHRSDARRGARMALTVTGAGGLALLAGILLIGHEVGSFALPDVLAAGDQLRQASTYPVIMALVLLGAFTKSAQFPFHFWLPHAMAAPTPVSAYLHSSTMVKAGIFLLARLHPALGDTSLWSISLTLAGLATLVYGAWFALLERDLKGTLAFSTVSHLGLVVLLLGLDTPLAIVAALFHILNHALFKATLFMSAGIIDHETGTRDIRRLGGLWSLMPITGTLTLMAGAAMAGFPPFNGFLTKEMLLTKALATDLFGGLGSVIPLLVLVGATLSVAYSLRLVYCVFFAPSDNPPEESHTPHDPPKGMYLPGLMLACLCLLVGLFPMTLAAPLIRTASIAVQGDNTPLFVFALWHGINLPLLMSLFAILGGIILLWRHKNISSLASLLPTPSAPALFEKAVTRLIKASLWITLRLENGSLQRYQALLLLSALGMTALGLSQLDTLSGNIDMQPIDGLTLLGASVMMIGAIGSALAHRWRLVSLLMLSMVGLTVSLTFIRFSAPDLAMTQLSVEVASMILLILALFFLPQRPPRWVSSQRIVRDVLLAGSLGLVIAGLNYALLTREVLSISDYFLTNSVPGGGGTNVVNVILVDFRGFDTLGEITVLTLAGLATYKLLNRLRLFKPSGNLEGIRWSRHRYPMILEVVAQIILPLALLVSVYIFLRGHNQPGGGFIAGLITAIALLLQYIARGYEWTSRRLPLSYPVISVIGLVIAVLTGLGSWLFGYPFLTSSFGYFNIPLVGKTELATALLFDLGVYLAVVGATLMILVNLGSVTTAHRPTLKTTEQTASKEGNK
- a CDS encoding monovalent cation/H+ antiporter subunit D; translation: MSQHLLVFPILLPMLTALGLLLMGQAPSALQRRISIISTALLVVLSGLLLVHANSDIINIYNLGNWQAPFGIVLVLDRLSALMVALTAVLALGCILFASAGDDSRGSNFHGIFQLQLLGLNGAFLTGDLFNLFVFFEILLLASYALLMHGGGKARIGAGLHYVVLNLVGSALFIIALGILYGATGTLNMADMGRRIAQMDEANAALVTAGALLLTVVFSLKAAILPLYFWLPSTYASAPAPVAALFAIMTKVGLYALLRVQTLVFSESPAIVYIDNWLWWGGLATLLLAGIGVLAARDLRTLVAYLVLVSVGTLMSGAGMGHISGTGALLYYLVHTTLIAGALFLLAELIGLQRGKAGTRLVRARKLHQPALLGGMFLIGAVAMAGLPPLAGALGKLLLMQAADSAQRPWLWPLLLLAGLAAMIALSRAGSVFFWASYKGAPSGPRITPLQLSGVTWLLISAPLLVLLAGPVSEYTQATAEQLASPQRTIQTILPEVNPSDFALRDEEEQ
- a CDS encoding Na+/H+ antiporter subunit C, with the protein product MELLFSLVTGVLSASGIYLLLRGRTFSIIVGLALLSYAVNLFLFSTGGLHTHSAAVIGASAAPADPLPQALVLTAIVIGFAMSAFMVILAIRARAELGNDHVDGKQGEEGSTR